A window of Brevibacterium ihuae contains these coding sequences:
- a CDS encoding MFS transporter produces MPQTNAPARQAALRADEVVAVLPWKWNTQGAIFLIGGLGFMFDAWDVALNGFLIPLLSDHWDLTLGQAAWIATANLIGMATGAVVWGGMSDRVGRKTAFTLTLLVFSLFTVLGAFAPNILLFCIFRFFAGFGLGGCIPVDYALVGEFTPAKHRGRVLTAMDGWWPIGVTLCAFVSAWLLDFGDWRLIMLVMVLPALLIVFVRIFIPESPMYLISAGQYDKADAILRRLVARTGADITEWHYEGLGPAAAAAGSGASATSSGTPGTTAVEAGVGVRRRGFLGRVSALTGQIAELWRYSVRITFTAWLLFVAVLVLYYAALTWLPKILREQGLGDQAAFIVTGQMTAIGIAGVVLCALLVELTGRKWMLGTTSAIAAVALVGFAIALDSSGAELNAAAKFSILAFGFFIQMAIPALYTYVSELYPTRLRGSGFGWASAASRVATGVAPVVFGSLMWPYLGLTWTFVITGAFVVLAALVMAFATHETTGQELE; encoded by the coding sequence ATGCCTCAGACCAATGCACCCGCGCGCCAGGCCGCGCTGCGCGCCGACGAAGTCGTCGCCGTCCTGCCCTGGAAGTGGAACACCCAGGGCGCGATCTTCCTCATCGGCGGCCTCGGCTTCATGTTCGATGCCTGGGACGTCGCCCTCAACGGCTTCCTCATCCCGCTGCTGAGCGACCACTGGGACCTCACGCTCGGCCAGGCCGCCTGGATCGCCACCGCGAACCTCATCGGTATGGCCACCGGCGCCGTCGTATGGGGCGGGATGTCGGACCGGGTCGGCCGCAAGACCGCCTTCACCCTCACCCTCCTCGTGTTCTCCCTGTTCACCGTGCTCGGCGCCTTCGCCCCGAACATCCTGCTGTTCTGCATCTTCCGGTTCTTCGCCGGCTTCGGCCTCGGCGGCTGCATCCCCGTCGACTACGCCCTCGTCGGCGAGTTCACCCCCGCCAAGCACCGCGGCCGCGTGCTCACCGCGATGGACGGGTGGTGGCCGATCGGCGTCACCCTGTGCGCCTTCGTCTCCGCCTGGCTGCTCGACTTCGGCGACTGGCGACTCATCATGCTCGTCATGGTGCTGCCCGCCCTGCTCATCGTGTTCGTGCGGATCTTCATCCCCGAATCGCCGATGTACCTCATCTCAGCGGGGCAGTACGACAAGGCCGATGCGATCCTCCGCCGCCTCGTCGCCCGCACCGGCGCCGACATCACCGAATGGCACTACGAGGGCCTCGGACCGGCGGCCGCCGCTGCGGGGTCCGGCGCGAGTGCGACGTCCTCCGGAACCCCCGGCACCACCGCGGTCGAGGCGGGGGTCGGTGTCCGCCGGCGAGGATTCCTCGGCCGCGTGTCCGCCCTGACCGGGCAGATCGCTGAGCTGTGGCGCTACTCCGTCCGCATCACCTTCACCGCCTGGCTGCTCTTCGTCGCGGTGCTCGTCCTCTACTACGCCGCGCTCACCTGGCTGCCGAAGATCCTCCGCGAGCAGGGCCTCGGCGACCAGGCGGCGTTCATCGTCACCGGGCAGATGACGGCGATCGGGATCGCGGGCGTCGTGCTGTGCGCGCTCCTCGTCGAGCTCACCGGCCGCAAGTGGATGCTCGGCACGACCTCGGCCATCGCGGCGGTCGCCCTCGTCGGCTTCGCAATCGCGCTCGACTCCTCCGGCGCCGAGCTCAACGCTGCGGCGAAGTTCTCCATCCTCGCCTTCGGATTCTTCATCCAGATGGCGATCCCGGCGCTCTACACCTACGTCTCCGAGCTCTACCCCACCCGTCTGCGCGGCTCCGGGTTCGGCTGGGCCTCGGCCGCCTCGCGTGTGGCGACCGGCGTGGCGCCGGTGGTCTTCGGCAGCCTCATGTGGCCCTACCTGGGCCTCACGTGGACCTTCGTCATCACCGGTGCGTTCGTGGTCCTCGCCGCCCTCGTCATGGCGTTCGCGACGCACGAGACCACCGGCCAGGAGCTCGAGTGA
- a CDS encoding branched-chain amino acid aminotransferase, with product MTDFQLLKNAQPTAESVREAIKADPGFGNHFTDHMAHVRFTREQGWHARSVKPYGPLVLDPAAAVFHYGQEIFEGLKAYRHADGSIWTFRPEKNAARINISAERLALPQIDEEAFVGSIKALVEQDAAWVPTPKNELDECSLYLRPFMIASETFLGVRSSHEVDYYVIASPAGAYFPGGVKPVSIWLSPNLKRASHGGTGFAKCGGNYAASLAAGDQAAENGCAQVLFTDAAEGKYLEELGGMNLMLVTKDGKLLTPNLGDSILDGVTRRSLIELAPQVGLTPEERPITVDEWREGAASGEIVEAFACGTAAVITPIGRLKSEGFTIEQSEEPGEKSMQLRETLLGIQYGRVEDTNNWMVRLA from the coding sequence ATGACCGATTTCCAGCTCCTCAAGAATGCGCAGCCCACCGCTGAGAGCGTCCGCGAGGCGATCAAGGCCGATCCCGGATTCGGCAACCACTTCACCGATCACATGGCGCATGTGCGCTTCACCCGTGAGCAGGGCTGGCACGCCCGCAGCGTCAAGCCCTACGGCCCGCTCGTCCTCGACCCGGCGGCGGCGGTCTTCCACTACGGGCAGGAGATCTTCGAGGGGCTCAAGGCCTACCGGCACGCCGACGGCTCGATCTGGACCTTCCGTCCGGAGAAGAACGCCGCCCGCATCAACATCTCCGCCGAGCGCCTCGCACTGCCGCAGATCGACGAGGAGGCCTTCGTCGGCTCCATCAAGGCTCTCGTCGAGCAGGACGCCGCGTGGGTCCCGACCCCGAAGAACGAGCTCGATGAGTGCAGCCTCTACCTGCGCCCGTTCATGATCGCCTCGGAGACCTTCCTCGGGGTCCGCTCGAGCCACGAGGTCGACTACTACGTCATCGCCAGCCCCGCCGGCGCCTACTTCCCAGGCGGCGTGAAGCCGGTGTCGATCTGGCTCTCCCCGAACCTCAAGCGCGCCAGCCACGGCGGCACCGGCTTCGCCAAGTGCGGCGGCAACTACGCCGCCTCGCTCGCCGCCGGCGACCAGGCCGCGGAGAACGGCTGCGCGCAGGTGCTGTTCACCGACGCGGCCGAGGGGAAGTACCTCGAGGAGCTCGGCGGCATGAACCTCATGCTCGTGACGAAGGATGGGAAGCTCCTCACCCCGAACCTCGGCGACTCGATCCTCGACGGTGTCACCCGCCGTTCGCTCATCGAGCTCGCTCCGCAGGTCGGGCTCACCCCCGAGGAGCGACCGATCACCGTCGACGAATGGCGCGAGGGCGCGGCGTCCGGAGAGATCGTCGAGGCGTTCGCGTGCGGCACCGCGGCCGTCATCACCCCCATCGGCCGGCTCAAGAGCGAGGGCTTCACGATCGAGCAGAGCGAGGAGCCCGGCGAGAAGTCGATGCAGCTCCGCGAGACGCTCCTCGGCATCCAGTACGGCCGGGTCGAGGACACCAACAACTGGATGGTCCGGCTCGCCTGA